The following coding sequences are from one Homalodisca vitripennis isolate AUS2020 chromosome 7, UT_GWSS_2.1, whole genome shotgun sequence window:
- the LOC124365884 gene encoding doublesex- and mab-3-related transcription factor A2-like, with protein sequence MTGKKFGFLPPGPIFGMAVPDPIEISDSSSVKSGGSEAASSSQDARPRTLFYFTPPTTTPATAPSTPQFSQSSLELLVRLFPAKKRSVLELVLRRCGHDLLQAIELCAPQEIAQSFQREEAKLEKEKRD encoded by the exons ATGACTGGCAAGAAATTTGGCTTCCTCCCTCCAGGACCTATCTTCGGCATGGCTGTCCCCGATCCGATAG AGATCTCCGACTCCAGCTCTGTCAAGTCCGGGGGTTCCGAGGCCGCCTCCAGCTCTCAAGACGCCCGCCCCCGTACACTCTTCTACTTCACACCGCCCACCACCACACCCGCTACCGCTCCCAGCACCCCCCAGTTCTCTCAGTCCTCGCTGGAGCTGCTGGTCCGCCTCTTCCCCGCCAAGAAGCGCTCGGTACTGGAGCTGGTCCTGCGACGTTGTGGCCATGACCTTCTCCAGGCCATCGAGTTGTGCGCCCCCCAGGAGATCGCGCAATCCTTCCAGCGAGAAGAGGCTAAACTGG AAAAGGAAAAGCGAGACTGA